One Trichoderma atroviride chromosome 7, complete sequence DNA segment encodes these proteins:
- a CDS encoding uncharacterized protein (TransMembrane:12 (i195-213o277-301i322-345o351-367i379-403o415-435i456-476o488-509i550-570o576-599i620-646o652-670i)) produces the protein MSGAGPREQHQPSSSSSHTPVIVTPASSEDRDELDFLGDDDDDDDRDILDTDPVHGDLGAPLSFKRRQKPALLSNPLRVFSTLAGSSSSPPQSHHQRPNNHKHNHGHQHSASLASLTGSLRDQVFGSNSPNPSKDGLPNDWYAEGPGRRVAYEDLTAIDWIFEYTKERQRLRVLSSSSGGGIVSYIRHLLDASQVWIVLLLTGLAVGVIAALIDITTDWLGDIKLGFCASGPEGGHFYLNKNFCCYGYDQGSKCAGWRFWSEALGIHSAAGKWFIEYFFFLAFGVLFAYCAALLVQEYAIYAKHSGIPEIKTVLGGFVIRKFLGPWTLVTKSFGLVLAVSSGMWLGKEGPLVHVACCCANVFIKLFSNINDNEARKREVLSAAAASGISVAFGSPIGGVLFSLEQISYFFPDKTMWQSFVCAMSAAVILQAFDPFRSGKLVMYQTKYSHDWQGFEMLPYAILGIIGGVYGGLFIKANMAVARWKKSKSWLPGPITQVLAVALLTALVNYPNHYMKFQASDLVSNLFTECSQNLDDQIGLCKTGAASAGTIVLLIFAALVGFLLSTITFGLQIPAGIILPSMAIGALVGRAMGILMEIWVDNARGFFLFRTCAPDTPCVTPATYAIVGAAAALTGVTRMTVSIVVIMFELTGALTYVLPIMIAVMISKWVGDAFSRRGIYESWIHFNEYPFLDNSAEVAIPDVPVADIVTRVEDLIVLTATGHTIASLNSILEMHPHRGFPVISDPRDAILLGYISRAELSYNLKTASKSPRNLPPETEAYFSHQPLADPRTTLDLRPWMDQTPLTLPSHTRLHLVVSYFQKLGLRYMLFTDRGVLQGLLTKKDIWYVLNGADETRRSTTADYSAPMRAGARIREQESGIMDEGRDEEQRSLLRPGG, from the exons ATGTCTGGAGCCGGCCCGCgagagcagcaccagccctcgtcgtcgtcatcgcaCACGCCCGTCATCGTCACTCCAGCCTCGTCCGAAGACCGCGACGAGCTCGACTTCctcggcgacgacgacgacgacgacgatcgCGACATCCTCGACACCGACCCCGTCCACGGCGACCTCGGCGCGCCGCTGTCCTTCAAGCGCAGGCAGAAGCCCGCGCTGCTGTCGAACCCGCTGCGAGTCTTTTCGACGCTCGCTggctcgtcttcgtcgccgccaCAGTCGCATCACCAGCGCCCAAACAATCATAAGCATAACCATGGCCACCAGCACTCGGCCTCGCTTGCCTCGCTGACGGGCTCGCTGCGAGACCAAgtctttggcagcaacagccccAACCCCAGCAAGGACGGGCTCCCCAACGACTGGTACGCCGAGGGCCCCGGGCGGCGCGTCGCCTACGAGGACCTGACGGCCATCGACTGGATCTTCGAGTACACAAAGGAGCGCCAGCGCCTGCGCGTGCTGTCGTCGAGCTcgggcggcggcatcgtcagcTACATCCGGCACCTGCTGGACGCCAGCCAGGTCTGGatcgtgctgctgctgacggGCCTGGCGGTGGGCGTCATTGCGGCCCTCATCGACATCACGACCGACTGGCTGGGCGACATCAAGCTCGGCTTCTGCGCGAGCGGGCCCGAGGGAGGCCACTTTTACCTCAACAAGAACTTTTGCTGCTACGGCTACGACCAGGGCTCCAAGTGCGCGGGATGGCGCTTCTGGAGCGAGGCGCTTGGCATCCACTCGGCGGCCGGCAAGTGGTTCATTGagtactttttcttcttggcctttggGGTCCTCTTTGCGTACTGTGCGGCACTGCTGGTGCAGGAATATGCCATCTATGCCAAGCACAGCGGTATCCCCGAGATCAAGACCGTCCTGGGGGGGTTTGTCATTCGCAAGTTCCTGGGCCCGTGGACGTTGGTGACAAAGTCTTTTGGTCTG GTTCTTGCTGTGTCGTCGGGAATGTGGCTGGGAAAAGAAGGCCCCTTGGTGCATGTAGCATGTTGCTGCGCAAACGTGTTTATCAAGCTCTTTTCCAACATCAACGACAATGAAG CACGAAAACGAGAAGTGCTctcagctgcggcagcttCCGGCATCTCGGTTGCGTTTGGATCTCCTATTGGAGGAGTGCTGTTCAGTCTCGAG CAAATTTCATACTTCTTCCCTGATAAGACCATGTGGCAGAGCTTCGTCTGCGCCATGTCCGCTGCCGTCATCCTCCAGGCTTTCGACCCCTTTAGGTCCGGCAAGCTGGTCATGTACCAGACAAAGTATAGCCACGACTGGCAGGGCTTTGAGATGTTGCCGTACGCCATACTGGGCATCATCGGC GGTGTCTATGGcggcctcttcatcaaagccaaCATGGCCGTCGCTCGATGGAAAAAGTCCAAATCCTGGCTCCCCGGGCCCATCACTCAGGTCCTGGCAGTGGCCCTCCTCACTGCCCTTGTAAACTATCCGAACCACTACATGAAGTTTCAAGCGTCCGACCTTGTGTCCAATTTATTCACCGAATGCTCCCAGAACCTGGACGACCAGATTGGCCTGTGCAAAACCGGCGCAGCGTCAGCCGGCACCATtgtcctcctcatcttcgccgccctcgtcggcttccttctttccacAATCACTTTTGGCCTCCAGATCCCCGCCGGCATCATCCTGCCGTCCATGGCAATCGGCGCCTTGGTTGGTCGTGCCATGGGCATCTTGATGGAGATTTGGGTCGACAACGCTCgcggcttcttcctcttccgaACCTGCGCTCCTGACACGCCATGCGTCACGCCCGCTACATATGCCATTGTcggagcggcggcggctctcACAGGCGTCACTCGCATGACCGtctccatcgtcgtcatcatgtTCGAGCTCACCGGCGCGCTCACCTACGTCTTGCCCATCATGATTGCCGTCATGATCTCCAAATGGGTCGGCGATGCCTTCTCCCGCCGCGGCATCTACGAGTCCTGGATTCACTTCAACGAATACCCCTTCCTCGATAACAGCGCCGAAGTGGCCATTCCCGACGTCCCCGTCGCCGACATCGTGACCCGCGTCGAGGACCTCATCGTCCTCACTGCCACGGGACACACAATCGCCTCCCTCAACAGCATCCTCGAGATGCACCCCCACCGCGGCTTCCCCGTCATCTCCGACCCCCGAGACGCCATCCTCCTAGGCTACATCTCCCGCGCAGAGCTAAGCTACAATCTCAAAACAGCCTCCAAGTCTCCGCGCAACCTGCCCCCCGAGACCGAGGCCTACTTCTCGCACCAGCCCCTCGCAGACCCTCGAACGACGCTCGATCTCCGGCCGTGGATGGACCAAACCCCGCTGACACTGCCTTCCCACACGCGCTTGCATCTCGTCGTGTCCTACTTCCAGAAACTAGGCTTGCGGTACATGCTCTTCACCGACCGCGGCGTCCTGCAGGGCCTGCTCACGAAAAAGGACATTTGGTATGTCCTCAACGGCGCAGACGAGACGCGGCGCTCGACAACAGCCGACTATTCTGCGCCCATGAGAGCCGGAGCCAGGATAAGAGAGCAGGAGAGCGGAATCATGGATGAAGGGAGGGATGAGGAGCAGAGGAGCCTTTTGCGGCCGGGGGGATGA